In the genome of Candidatus Kinetoplastibacterium desouzaii TCC079E, the window GAATCAATTAAACTATGGGGTAAATCACGTATAAAACCAACAGTATCAGAAAGAACAATATTTTTATTAATACTATTATTTATCCAAATATTACGAGACGTTGTATCTAATGTTGCAAATAATTGATCTGCAACATAAGTATTTTCTTTAGCCAAAATATTAAATAATGTAGATTTTCCAGAATTAGTATAACCAACTAAAGAAACAGAAAAAGCTCTGTTCTTTTCACGTAAACTTCTTTGCGAATCACGTCTAAGTCTTAATTTTTTAATACGGTCTTTTAAAATTTTAACCTTGTCATTTATAATACGTCGATCCATTTCCAATTGGGATTCCCCTGGACCTCGCATACCAATACCACCTCGTTGTCTTTCTAAATGAGTCCACATTCTAGTTAAGCGTGTTGATAGATATTCCAATTGAGCTAACTCAACTTGAAGTTTACCTTCATGACTTTTTGCTCTAAGCGCAAAAATATCTAATATCAAAGAAATTCTATCAACTACTCTTACTTTCCATATAGATTCTAGATTTCTTTGCTGAGATGGTGATAATGGTTGATCAAACAAAACTACTTCTATTGAATTATTTGTTAATAAAATAGTAGATATTTCTTCAACTTTACCTTTCCCAATAAAATATTTTTTATCTGGCTTGTCTCTCTTAACAACAATATATTCAGAAACAACAGCTCCAGCTGATTCAGCTAACATAAAAAATTCTTTCAAGTTTTCATTAAAAAAAATATTATTATTTAAGTTAACCCCAATTATCAAAGATTTCATAAAAAATTTAAACAGAAAAATATAAACTCATCTAAATTAGCAAGATAGGACTTGTAATTATAGACACATGTGAAATAAAAAATTATTCTGTGTCAAAATCTTCCTGAAAACTTACTGCCCTAGATGGAACAACAGTAGAAATAGCATGTTTATACACCATTTGAGTAACTGTATTTCTTAACAAAACAACATATTGATCAAATGCCTCTATTTGACCTTGCAACTTAATTCCATTAACCAAATAAATTGATACAGGAACATGATCCTTACGTAATTTGTTTAAGAATGGATCCTGAAGAGTTTGCCCTTTATTATTCATTATCTATATTCCATATGTTTGTTATAAATATTATCTATTACATGAAAAATTTAGTATTTTACAATCACCAAAAGCAAAAATAATTACAAAGAAACACAATAAATACACGTCCAGCAATTATATAAAAGACCAATGCAATTTTTATATAACAATAAGATTATTAAAAATAACTATCTGTAATACCTATATAATACACTATCAAATAATAAGTAATACTTCTTATTGAACTAATATTCACAAGATTATTTTAGATTTACATAAAATATGTTGCGAATATACACACCAATATAAAAAATCAAAAAAATACAAAATCAAACATAAGGATTATTAGATGATTTAAAATCAATTCTTAAAGGAGTACCAGTTAAAGAAAACTCTTTTCTAAAGAAAGACTCCAAGAATCTAACATAAGACTTAGGTATTAAATCAAGAGAGTTACCATGAATAACAATCACAGGTGGATTCTGACCTCCTTGATGAGCATAACGCATTTTAGGTCTTAATATATTCTTTTTTGGTGGAGGTTGTTTTTCTACTGCTAATTTTAACAATCTATTAATTTTAGGAGTTGATAAATTAGCAAAAGTTGATTCATAAGCTTCATTTATAGAATCAAATAGAGATCGAATATTATATTTTTTGATAGCTGAAATCATATGCATTCTTGCAAAAGATAAAAAATGCATTTTTCTTTGAAAAGTTCTTTCTATATTTTTCATTTCTTCTGGTTTTACTGAATCACATTTATTAATTGCAATTACAATTGCCTTACCTGACTCTAGTATAAAACCTGCAATATGAGCATCTTGCTCAGAAATATCACTACAAGCATCAAGAACTAACAATACAACATTACTAGACTCTATTGATTGCAATGTTTTTACAACTGAAAATTTTTCAACATAATCAAAAACCTTACTTTTCTTTCTTATTCCTGCTGTGTCTACTAATACATAATTCCTGTCTTTAATTGAAAAATCTACATCTATAGAATCCTTAGTTGTTCCCGGCATATCAAAAGCAATTAATCTTTCTTCTCCAATAATAGAATTAATAAGAGTTGATTTACCAACATTAGGTTTCCCTACTATAGCTAACCTAATATTATTATTTGATGGTGGATCAATATCTAAATCGTTTTCTGTTGGAAAATCTGATAAAGCAGATTCAAAAAGATTATATATACCATCACCATGAGAAGATGAGATTAAATATGGTTTACCTAATCCCATCTTATAAAAATCACTATCAAATTTTTCTAAAGACATGCCTTCAGATTTATTAATTGCCATAAATATACGTTTATTAGCAATTTTACGTAACATTTTAGCAATTTCATAATCTTGATTACATATACCAGAACGAGCATCTAGTAAAAATATTATAACATCAGACTCTAAAATAGCTTGATTAGTTTGAGATGCAATCTTGGCAGAAAAAACATCTTTAGAATTTGGCTCAAGGCCTCCTGTATCAATAACAATAAATTTATGAAACGCTATATTAGCTTCGCCATAGTGTCTATCACGCGTCAATCCTGGAAAATCAGCTACTATAGCGTTCCTTGTTTTTGTTAAACGATTAAACAATGTAGATTTACCTACGTTCGTTCTTCCAACTAAAGAAATTACTGGTTTATAAGACACGATAAAAAAATTAAAAAATATTAAACATCAAAAATTTATAAAAGTTAACCTACCATCCATAGTATGCAATAAAACACCATTGCAAGTTGGAATAATAGGAGATAGCATTAATCTATTAACTTTTACTCTGGTAAAAATAGAAACATCATTGTTAGGAGTAACATATAAAAAACCATCATGGTCAGCAAAAATAATATAATTATCTTTCAATAAAGGAATTGTCTTGTCTACTAATCTTTTTTTAGATACAGATTTAGA includes:
- the hfq gene encoding RNA chaperone Hfq, with protein sequence MNNKGQTLQDPFLNKLRKDHVPVSIYLVNGIKLQGQIEAFDQYVVLLRNTVTQMVYKHAISTVVPSRAVSFQEDFDTE
- the hflX gene encoding GTPase HflX yields the protein MKSLIIGVNLNNNIFFNENLKEFFMLAESAGAVVSEYIVVKRDKPDKKYFIGKGKVEEISTILLTNNSIEVVLFDQPLSPSQQRNLESIWKVRVVDRISLILDIFALRAKSHEGKLQVELAQLEYLSTRLTRMWTHLERQRGGIGMRGPGESQLEMDRRIINDKVKILKDRIKKLRLRRDSQRSLREKNRAFSVSLVGYTNSGKSTLFNILAKENTYVADQLFATLDTTSRNIWINNSINKNIVLSDTVGFIRDLPHSLIDSFHATLYEASSADLLLHVVDVFNENYHEQIANVNSVIKEIGASNIPTIMVYNKIDLSNLQPRVEYDSDGLISSVFLSAAKNAGIDYLRNAIAKISNTVRQNVENFKNI
- the der gene encoding ribosome biogenesis GTPase Der, encoding MSYKPVISLVGRTNVGKSTLFNRLTKTRNAIVADFPGLTRDRHYGEANIAFHKFIVIDTGGLEPNSKDVFSAKIASQTNQAILESDVIIFLLDARSGICNQDYEIAKMLRKIANKRIFMAINKSEGMSLEKFDSDFYKMGLGKPYLISSSHGDGIYNLFESALSDFPTENDLDIDPPSNNNIRLAIVGKPNVGKSTLINSIIGEERLIAFDMPGTTKDSIDVDFSIKDRNYVLVDTAGIRKKSKVFDYVEKFSVVKTLQSIESSNVVLLVLDACSDISEQDAHIAGFILESGKAIVIAINKCDSVKPEEMKNIERTFQRKMHFLSFARMHMISAIKKYNIRSLFDSINEAYESTFANLSTPKINRLLKLAVEKQPPPKKNILRPKMRYAHQGGQNPPVIVIHGNSLDLIPKSYVRFLESFFRKEFSLTGTPLRIDFKSSNNPYV